CCGTTTCAGCCGGCGGCAACCGGGTCGCGCGTTCATCGGCGCCGACCCCTGGCGGGAGCGCTCTGGCAGAGGAAGGCTTCCGACCACTCCCGCTCTTCGCGCTTGAAGAGCAGACACGACGCACGGCAGTGGAAGTCGGTCGCAACATCTTCGTGTACTACGTGCCTCCGACGCCAGTCTCGCCGAAAGAGCCCGCAGGACCGCCGCCTACGATTCGCGTGACCTCGCTCTCACCAGAATCGGTGTACGCGCGCACGGGGGATTTCGTCCTCTACGTGCGGGGGGAGTCTTTCCCCGAAGACGCCCGCATCGTCGTCAATGGGCGAGAACAACCGACTGAGCGTGTCAGCCCGATGGAGTTGAAGACGACCATCGGACGTCAATGGATCAGCGCGCCGGGGAAGCTGACGATCCTCGTGCGCAACGATCGCGGGGAGTTCTCCGCGCCCATGACGCTCGCCGTTTTAGAACCTCCGGCGCCCGAGTACAAGTACGTGGGCCGCATTGCTGATCTCGTGTTTCTGGCCAGTGGCGAGGATCGCTATGCTGTGCGCGTTGGTCAGCTTGTGGATCAACGACAAGGGAATCGTTGGCGCGTCGTCACTGCCTCGGACACGCACGTGACGATCCAAGACGTCCTTCTCGGCGTGACCCATCGCGTGGAGATGGAGACGACGCAAACGGCGGCGACAACGCCGGCACCTTCGCCGATGACGCCGTTTGAACGTCGGCGCTTTATTCAAGAACGCCTCCGCCAGCAAATGGAAGAGATGAGTCCTGAAGAAGAGGAGCCGCCCCCCGATCAAGTCCCGCCCGAGGAGCAGGAGTTATTGCAGAAGCAGCAGCCGCCACCTCAAGGCCCGTGGGGGCAGCCGATGACGCCCCAACAGATTCGCCAGCAGCTCCAGCAACAGCTTCAGCAATTGAGGAACCGGCCGAATCGAAATTGGTAGCATCATGATCCGCTCGCCTCGGCCGCGTATGGGAGGCAACCGAATGCGCGCGAGCGCATCCGCTCGCGGATACGCATTGTTGGCGCTGATCGCCGCGATGACCGTGATGGCAATCCTCATCGCCGGATATGTGCCGCATCTGGTGCGGCAGATGCAGCGCGAGCGCGAGGAGGAGATGCTCTTTCGCGGTCAGCAGATCGTCGAGGCCATCGCGCAATACGTCCAGATGACCGGTCGGTATCCCTCTTCCTTGGAGGAGCTAGTGCGTGGCTTCGTCATCCAAACGCCACGAGGGATGCGCCGCGTGCGCTTCCTTCGCCCTTCGGCCCTCATTGATCCGATGACCAACGAAGAATGGAAGGTCGTACGACCCGGCGATCCCGTGTTGCGGCGATTCGTAGAGGCCTACCTGGAGACCGTCGGGCAATCGGCCAATCCCATGCTCCTGCAGTTCCTGCAACCGGGCGCGGTGATCATGCTACCCGGGCGTCCGCGCTCGGTGCCGACGCAACCGGTGCGGCCGGGGCGTCGCACGAGGATGCCAACGCCGAGAACCGTTGCGCCCGATGCCACGGAGGGACTCGCGGAGAGTACGTTGACTTCACCCTCTGCTGTTCAGGAGGGAGGTGGTGCCGGGCCCATCCTCGGCGTCGTGAGCAAGAGTGAAAAGAAGAGTGTGCGCGTCTACTATGGCTTGGATCGCTATAGCGATTGGCCCTTCGTCTTCATCCCTGTTCTCCCGGTCGCCGTGGGAGAAGCGCGCGTTCGCGCCGTCATGAATCCGGTGATGTTCCCGAGCGATCCCTTGGCGCGCCTGCTGCAGGGCGGCGTCGTCGGTCCGCGCCGCGTGGTCCCGCAGCAGAGGCCCACGATCCAACCGGAAGCTCTTCGGAGGTGAGCACGGCATGGCCGAGTACGTGTTTCGCGTGGGCACTCCTTCGGGAGAGATCGTCCTTCGCAAGGTGGAAGCCTTGAGCCCGGAGGAGGCTCGACAGCGCCTCGAGCGCGAGGGATATCGCGTCTTCACCCTCGCGCAGCGCAGTAGGCCGACCTGGAGCTGGCGCTTCTCGTTCCGACGCATCAAGCTGGAGGATTTCCTGCACTTCAATCAGCAACTGGCAGCGCTCATCCGCGCTGGATTGCCGATTCTACACGCCATCAGCATGCTGGCCCGGCGGCAGAGCCATCCCGCTTTGCAAAGCGTGCTGCGCGACATCGAAGATCGCATTCGCGAAGGCACGCCGCTGTCGCAAGCTTTCGCATCGCGGAGCGACGTCTTCCCTCGCTTATATATCGCTGCGATCCTAGCCGGCGAACGATCGGGGAATCTCGATGAAATGCTCTCGCGCTACATCGCCTATACGAAGCAGATGGTCGCCCTCAAGCGACGCGTGCGCGCAGCGACGGCCTATCCTATCTTCTTGCTCATCGCGTTGATTCTCTTGGTCGCCGTGATGACCGGATTTGTGATCCCGCGCTTCTCGCTCATCTATGAAGATTTCGGCGGCGAGTTGCCCACGATCACGCGGATCGTCTTGGCCGTCGGCTACGGCGTGCGGGAGAACCTCCTCTGGGGCGTTCCGGCACTTGTCGCTCTGTTCATTGGTTTGGTGCTTTGGCGGAAGACCGAACGTGGACGCGCGACGCTCGATGCCTTGGTCCTGAGGCTACCCATTGTCGGGCCGATTGTGCGCGACCTGGCGGTGGCGCAACTGGCGCGCAGCCTGGCGACGCTCCTGCAAGGGGGGATCACACTCGTTGAATCATTCCGCGTGGCGAGCGAGACGCTCACTAATCGCGTGCTCGCCCGTTCTTCGGGCATCGTCCTCCGACGCATCCAGGAGGGGCAGGCTTTCGCCGATAGCCTGGAGCAAGCCGGATGGCTTCCGCCGCTGGCGATTGACATCGTGCGCGTCGGCGAGCGCGCCGGTAGCCTCAAGGAGATGCTCGATGAGCTGGCCAATTTTTACGATGCCGAGCTGGAGGTGCGCTTCAATCAGGTGACGACGCTCATTCAACCCATTATGCTCGTGCTCATGGCGGGATTGGTGACTTTCGTACTGCTGGCCATGTATCTGCCGCTGTTCACCTTCATCTCGACATTAGGCGCGAGGTGAAGGGGGAGGGAATCGCCATGGCAGAGAACACGAACGCTTACTTTGAAGCGTTGAGCGCGAAGAATGGAACGGCCGTGACAACGGCCACGGATCCGTTCATCGAGGAGCAACGCGCGCGTCGCTTGGCCGAGCGATATCGGCTTCCGTTCCTCGATCTGACGCGCGTGCGCATGGATCAGGAACTGCTTCGGCTCCTGCCCGTCGAGTTGATGGTGCAATATCGGTTCGTGCCCGTGCGCCGAGAGGGAGATGCGCTGCTGGTGGCCGTGGCCGATCCAACGGATCTCGATCGGCTCGATGAGATTCGCCTTCGGTTGAAAGAGAAGGTGCGGTGGGCTGTGGCGACGCCATCGGCCATCGAAGCCGTCCTCACGCGCGGCGATGCCTCGCAGCGCGTCTTGGACGAGACGACCGAGCATCTGCGCGTGGCGCTCGTGAAGGAGACCGAACAAGGGGAGGAAGATCTCGATCTGGATCGCCTGATGGGCGATCGCGAGATGAGTCCTATTGTGAAGCTCGTGGATTCAGTCATCCTCACGGCCTTGGAGCGACGCGCGAGCGACATCCATATCGAGACGCAGGCGTCCGAAGTCGTGATCAAGTACCGGATTGACGGCGTGCTCTATCCGGCAGGGCCGCCCATTGACATCCAGCACCATCAGACGATCATCTCGCGCATCAAGGTCATGTCGGAGCTGGACATCGCCGAGCGGCGTATTCCGCAGGACGGCCGATTCCGCGTGCGCGTGCGCGGCCGCACGATCGACTTCCGCGTCTCGATCATGCCGACCATTCACGGCGAGGACGCCGTGATCCGAATCCTCGATAAGGAGCAACTCAGCGAGAAATTCCGCGATCTGCGCTTGGATGTGCTCGGATTTGATGCCGAGACGCTGCGGAAGTTCCGCCATTTCATCCGCGAGCCATACGGAATGATCCTCGTCACCGGCCCGACCGGCTCGGGCAAGACGACGACCCTCTATGCCGCGATCAATGAGATCCGAACCGGTGAGGAGAAGATCATCACGATCGAGGATCCGGTCGAATATCAACTGAAGGGGGTGACGCAAATTCAGGTCAACGAGAAGAAGGGGCTCACCTTCGCTCGCGGCCTGCGCTCGATCTTGCGTCACGATCCCGATAAGATCATGGTCGGCGAGATCCGCGATCCGGAGACGGCGCAGATCGCCATCCAATCGGCGCTCACGGGACATCTCGTCTTCACGACCGTGCACGCGAACAACGTCATTGACGTGATCGGACGATTTCTGAACATGGGCGTGGAACCCTACAATTTCGTCAGCGCGCTCAACTGCGTGCTCGCGCAGCGGCTCGTGCGCGTTCTCTGCCCGCAGTGCAAGCGCCCGTATACGCCGAGCGATCAGGAGCTACTCGATTCCGGGCTGCCGCCGGAGCGCTATCGGGCCTATACGTTCTACGAGGCCATCGGGTGCGAGCATTGCAACTGGACCGGATACCGCGGGCGCACGGCCATTCATGAGCTGTTGGACATGACCGATAACATTCGCGAGCTGATCATCGCGCGGCGTCCAGGCTCAGAGATTCGACGCGCGGCCCAGGCCGAAGGGCTGCGCACGTTGCGCGAATCGGCCGTTCAAAAGGTGCTCGAAGGCATCACGACGCTGCGCGAGATCAATCGCGTGACGTTCGTAGAGTGAGCGGTCGAAGATGGGCCGAAGCGCGAAGAGGGATCTTCGTGCTGGATCGGCGCAAGAAGTTTCAGTGCGGAGGGAAAACGTTATGAAGCGGCGATCGCTGTTAGTGAAACGCGTGGGGACGTTCGCCCTGCTCCTGGCGACCCTTTGGAGCACGCCCGCTCCCGCATGGGCGGGGTCCAAGGGGAAGAAGTACTTCCAAGAGGGGCAAAAATTGGAAGCGGCGGGGAAGTTCGATCAGGCGGCGGAACAGTACCTGCTGGCGCTCTCGGAAGCGAACCGGCCCGAGTATCACATCGCCTATCGCCGCGCGGCGCTTCAGGCGTCGCTCATCTTGACGCGGCGCGGTCGCGAATTGATGGAGGCCGGGCAATATGAGGACGCCTATCACGCCTTCCGCCGCGCCTACCAGTTCGATCAAACCAACGAATTGGCGCGCGAGCTGGCGCGCCGTGCGTTGGAACTGGCGCAGAAGGAGGGGAAGGACGTCTCCGTGCCCACGAATTCGACGTTCGGATCGCCTGGACCTCCCGAGCTACAGGCCGGGCGCGCACGACCCGAGCTTCCGCCCGAGCCGCCGCAGGAAGAAGCGCGACAGGACGTCATCTTTCGAGACGATTTGAGGGCGATCATCGCACAGCTTGGCCGCCAGCTCGGCTTGAACGTGCTCTTCGATCAAAGCGTGCCCGAGGGACGACGCGTCTCGATCGAGTTGCGAAACGTCACCAAAGCGCAAGCGCTGGATGCCATCCTCCTCAGCCATGGGCTCTTCTTCCAGCCCATCAGTGACAATACGATCATCGTGGCCCTCGATCAACCGGCTAATCGCAATCGCTTGCAGCAGACGAGCGTGCAAACCTTTTATCTGAGGCATGCCGATCCCGTACAGGTGCAGCAACAGTTGGCGCCCATGGCCGGTCAATTGCGCGCGCAGATCGTGCTCAATCAAGATTTGCGAGCCTTGATCGTACGCGCGACGCCGGAGAACCTCAAGCTCTTCCAAGAGATCATCGAGAGCATCGACAAGGAGAAGCCCGAGGTGATGATTGACATCAGCATCTACGAGGTCGCGCGCAACGATCTCATCGAGATCGGGAACCAGTTGCTCTACGATGGTTTCTTCACCACCGCGCCACAGGGACCGATTCGTCCGGGCACGTTGAACCTCCTCGGGGTGACGATGGGGCAGATCATCACCGAGCAGCGGTTGGCGCTCGCCATCCCCACGAGCATCATCCGCTTCCTGCAAACGCGCGGTCGGAGCAACTTGATTGATAGTATTCAAGTGCATGCTCTGGATGGGCAGCAGGTGACGGCGAACATTGGTCGCCAGATTCCCATTCAAACGGCTTCGATCCCAACCTCGTTCGTGAATGTCGCCCCGACGCAGCCGGGGCAACAACCGGGTGGGCAACTGCCGGGATTTCCTGGCAACATCTTCGGCTTCGGCTATCCGCAAATCGAATATCGGCCCGTCGGGCTGAACGTGACGATCACGCCCACGGTCTATAGCGACGAATATGTGAAGCTGGAGATGGAGGTGGAAACGTCGGGGTACAATGAAGGGCCGACGAGCCTGACGCCCGTCTTCACGACGCGGAAGTTGAAGAGCGTGGCGACTGTCCGGACCGGCCAAGCGGCGATGATGGCCGCTGTCGCGCAGAAACGCGATGAGCAGGGGCGCACGACCATCCCCTTCCTCGGCTTCTTGCCCGTGATCGGGCGATTCTTCAGCATTCCCAAGCAAACAGGCAACACGACGGACATCCTCATCACGGTGACGCCCCATATCCTGCGGGCGGCTTCGATCGAGGAGCGAGATCGGCTGGCACGGTTGGCTGGGACGCTGCAGAGTCAAGGCGCGAGCTTGACGATCGAGCGCTTCCTGGAGCAAACGCGGATGTCGCAGATGGGCGCGTCCCCTCATGGCGTCGCCCGAGCCGTGAGTCCGGAGGAGAAAAAAGCACCCGAATCCACGGCGACGCCGCCATCGCGGACCGAAGCTCCCAGTGTCACTCCGGCTCCTGGGGCGTTGGAAGGGGAACCAATCCAGCTCTCGCTGCAGATGAGCACGGCCACGCCGCGAGCGGGCGAGTGGGTGCAAATCGCGCTCTTCATCAATGGCAGAGAGGAGATTCGCGAAGCGACGGTAGCGCTCACCTACAATCCGCAGATGCTGCGCTTGGTCAATGTGGCCGATGGAGGGGCGCTCACAAGTAGCGAGGCTCCAGCCGAAGTCCGCACGCAGCACGATCCCAGTGGAAAGATCATACTCACCGTGCGAGCGACCGGTTCGGCACGCCCCGCACGAGGACGTCTGGCCGTTCTCCTCTTCGACGTCTTGCAGGGTGGCAGCTCGCAGCTTGAGGTGGACGCCACCGCGACGCGATTCGTCACAGCCGACGGTCGAACCGTGGGAGGCAAGGCCGTGCCGCTGACGGTCGCCGTCAGATGATTCCGGAGAGACGTTGTATGCGAGAGGGAGGACGTCGGCACGCTCAGGGGTTCACCCTCTTGGAGCTGATCCTCACGATCGCCATCCTGAGCATCTTCACGGCAGCAGCCATCCCGATTGCGCGCAATGCCGTTCAGCGGCAGCGCGAGGTCGAATTGCGTCGGGCGCTTCGCGAGCTGCGTACGGCCATTGATCGCTACAAGCGCGCGTATGACGCTGGGCTCATCAGCCGATTGGAGACCCAGGCCGAGACCGAGGGGTATCCCCCCAATCTCGAAGTGCTCGTCAATGGCGTGCAACTGGCCGGAAGTCCGGATCGGAAGATACGGTTCCTGCGGCGTATCCCTGTGGATCCGATGACCGGTCGCGCCGAATGGGGGTTGCGCTCGACGCAAGATGAACCGAACGCTCGTTCTTGGGGCGGGCAGAATGTGTTCGATGTTTATTCGCTCAGCGACGGAGTTGCGCTGGATGGGACGCGATATCGCGATTGGTGAGGCTCGCACTCCGCGAGGCTTCACCTTGCTGGAAGTGATCATCGTCCTGACGGTCGTGGCGATCTTAGTCTCCGTCGCTATTCCCGCCTACCAACGAGTGATCTTGCGCGCGCGCGAAGCCGTGCTCAAGCAAAACCTGCATTTGCTGCGGAGCCAGATCGAAGAGTTCGCCGCCGACTACGGCCGATATCCGGAGTCCCTGCAGGAGTTGGTTGAGAAGGGATACTTGCGCGAGTTGCCGTTGGATCCCATCACGGGATCGCGCGAGACGTGGGTTCCGGTCCCGGAGGATCAGCCACTTTCGGTCGAGGGAAAGGTGGGGATCCGGGATGTTAAGAGCGGAGCCGAAGGGCTCTCATCCGAGGGGACACCTTATAGCGAATGGTGAGCGAGCACGATGATGCGTAGAGTCTTCTCCGCACTCCCCGACCGCATGCGCATGTTCTTCATGGCGCCTGTGTTGCCGCCGACGGCGTTGGCCCTTCGATCGCGCGAGATCGTCGTCGTGGAGGTGCGACAGCGGCGCGGGCGCCTCTTCGTTCGTCGCGCTGCCGTCGAGCCCTTGGGAGAGGGAGTGCTCGAACCCGCCTTCGAGGGGAAGAATGTACGTGCGAGGGAGCCGTTGCTTCGTGCACTGGAGCGCGCGAGGGAAAAAGCGGGAGTGCGCTATGCGCGACGATGGGCGGTGACGTTGCCCTCGGCGACGTGCCGGGTCTTCTTGTTGGAGCTTGAGGACGCGCCGAAAGCGAAAGACGAGCTGGCCTCCATGATCGCATGGAAGATCGAACGTCTCGTTGGAATCTCAGCCTCCGAGTTGACGATCGCGGTTCAACGATTTCCCCTCCGACGTCAGAGGGCGTCGTCGAACGCTTCCTCTTCCGAGCGGGAAGTCGTCGCGCAAGGCGAGCGATTCCTGGCCGTCGCTGCTCGCACGGATGTGCTCAGCGCTTATGAAGAGCTCCTCGTGGAGGCGGGACTCCATCCCGGATTCATCGTCCCGAACAATTTAGCTGAGAGCGGTTGGATGGCAACGCTCCCATCGGATGAAGATGCGGTGCTCATCTCCGTGGAGGGGGACTGGCTGACGCTCTTTTTCACGCGACGTCGAGAGCCCCTGGCCGTGCGCGCCATTCATTGTGAGCCGGGAGCAATGCTCGACGAGATCCACCGTACGCTCGTCTACTATCAGGATCGGTTGAGCCGCTTGGAGAGAGAGTTGAAATCCCCATCTGTCGAGAGCACATCTTCAGAGGCGGCACCCTCGTCACCAGTCATAGAGAGGAGCGCGCGGCTTCGCACGATCGTTGTCGTCCATCACAATGAAGAAATGGGAGGGACGCCCTCATCGCTCGCCCGAGAGATCGAAAGTCTATGCGCGGCCCTCTTCTCCACGGAGGCGGCCCCCACGGTGTATTGCTTGAACGAGCACGCTCTCGAACAGGAGTCGAACTGGCGTCTCTCTCAGTTGGCGGCTCCTCTGGGGATAATCGCGTCCTCTCGAATGCGGGGCTAGAGGAGGCGGCCGTAGGAATACACGAGGCGGAAGCCCAGCTCTCGCACGCGCTCCTCTACTTCTGGTCGCGCTCGACGGCAGAAGCACACGGGGAAGACCTCGCCCTTCAGATGCTCCCGCGCGCGTTCCACCAGTTGGGCGAATCGTTCGACCTCGCGCACCGTCAGGTTGTATTTGGCTTCGCCCACAATCCAAATCACCACATCGGGCCGTCGCGGATCGTGCGCTCGCCCGAAGATGTTGATCTCCTCCATCTCATCGTTCCATTTCTTCCACGTCCGCTCCAACGGCTCAACGTCCCACCCCAGCTCTCGCTTGAGCACATCGTGAAGCACAATGTACGCCATGTCTTCCAGATCCGCACCCAATGTCTCGCTGATGGCGCCGAGCTGTTGGGCCAATTGCCGCATGGTCCTTTGCATACGCACTTGTTCCTCGAGCATTTGCTGCTGCGTCTCCACCACTTGAGCGACGATTTGCTCAAGGCGCTCGAGTCGCTTGATCGCCTCGGCATGGGAAGCCGCGAGCGCTCGTAGTTCTTCTTGCGTGCGTGCCTGGGCCTCAATCAACTGCGCGACGATCTCCTCTAGCCGTGCAGTTCGTTCCTCCAATCGTCCAACGCGCTCCTCCGTTCGCGCTTGAGCCTCAGCGAGCTGTGCGACGGCCTCTTCCAATCGTCCGACACGTTCCTCCGTTCGCGCTTGGGCCTCAGCGAGCTGTGCGACAGCCTCTTCCAATCGCCCGACACGTTCCTCCGTTCGCGCTTGGGCCTCGGCCAATTGGGCGACCACTCTTTGCAGGTTCCTCAGGGCAGTAGCTATCTCTTGGACGACGCCATGAAGTGCGCGCAGGTCTTCCCGAAGAGCGATCTCCGCTTGTCGCTCCGCCATTCGCTCGAAGACCTCCATCAAGGCGTCGGCCACCGATTTCTCAAACGCCCGCTCGAGCCGAGCGCGAATCTCTCTGCGTTCTTCGGGGGTCAGCCCATTCGGCATGTCCTCCTCCCCGTGCGATTCGCGAAGAGGTATTCTACCATGAGGAGGAGAGATGGGAGAAGGAGCCCATTGCTTCGACAAAAACGCGTTGCTGTACGCCGCGCGTCGAAGAAGTGGGAGGGAAAGGTTTTGACGGAGAATCGGGCGAGTGCTATAGTAGTCAACCTTTGATCCTGCGTTCGGTCCGATAGAGTCATGGGGGAGAAGATGCACGTCTGTGTGATCGGGACAGGATATGTGGGATTGGTCACGGCCGCTTGTCTGAGTCACATTGGGCATACCGTCGTGGGCGTGGACGTGGATCGGCGAAAGATCGCGAGATTGCGCGAAGGTCTCTCGCCCATTTACGAACCCGGTTTAGAACGTCTCTTGCGCGTTCAAATGGATGTGGGAGGACTCGCGTTCTCGGAAGATGCCGAGTCGGCGATCGCGAAGGCCGACGCGATTTTGATCGCCGTTGGTACCCCCCCGCGTGTAGATGGACACGTGGATCTCCGCCACATTGAGGCCGTCTTGCAGACGCTCAAACGCGCGCTTGAGCGCGTGGCCGACCGCGCGACGCGCCTCATTGTGAGTAAGTCGACAGTCCCTGTCGGAACAGCCCGATGGATGGCTGAATGGTTTCGGACCTCATCGTTCACGGGCCAGGTGCTCGTGGTCAGCAATCCGGAATTTTTGCGAGAGGGGAATGCATTGCACGATTGCCTGTACCCGGATCGGATCATCGTCGGCGCAGAGGATGCGAGAGCGGTTCCCTTGGTGCGACAGCTCTATCGCCCGATCCTGGAGCAAACGTTCCCAACGCCGGATTATATTCCCCCTCGTCCGGAGGGACTGCGGCGTGTGCCGCTCCTGTGGATGGATTGGAATAGTGCCGAGATGGCCAAGTACGCCTCGAATGCGTTCCTCGCTCTCAAGATCAGTTTCGCCAACGAGATCGCCAATATCTGCGAGCGCGTCGGTGCCGACGTGGCGCGCGTCATGGAAGCTGTGGGGCTCGATCATCGCATCGGCCCGCATTATTTGCGGGCGGGAATCGGATGGGGCGGCAGTTGTCTTGGAAAGGATCTCATGGCCCTGATTCGATCGGCGGAGCAGGTCGGCTATGATCCGGCTTTGCTCCGCGCTGTGCAAACGACCAATGCCTATCAACGTCGCGTTGTAATTGAGAAGCTCCGCGCCGTGCTTGGGTCTCTGAAGGGGCGCACGATCGGGCTATTGGGATTGGCCTTTAAACCAAACACGGATGATATTCGCGATGCTCCGAGCATGACGATCGCGCGGGTGTTGCAAGACGAAGGCGCGCGGGTCAAGGTCTATGACCCGGTTGCCATGGAGAACGCGAAAGCGGAGCATCCCGATCTCGCGCTCTCATATGCGACTGATCCGATAGACCTCGCGCGTGAGTGCGATGCCCTTGTTCTCGTCACCGAATGGGAGGAGTTTCGTCAGCTCGATCTCGCTGCGCTTCGACGCGTCATGCGAGGCGATGTTCTTTTGGACGGGCGCAACCTCTTCGATCCCGAGCGCGCGCGTCGGGCGGGATTCACTTATCTGGGGATGGGGCGTGCTCTCTCCATCGCTCGCGCGCACAGCGAATGAGTCGGGAGGGAACCGTTCTATGAGGAAGAGGACGTTCGCCGCCGCTCTCCTGACGCTCGCCGCTACAGTTGCGGCCGCGCCGTTTGTTGCGGCGCAAGGTCGCGTGGAGCGTGTGCTGGCCGGACGCGGACGCGTCGTGGATTTGACGCACCGCCTGAATCCGACGATCCCCTACTGGCCAGGCGAGCAGTATCGGCCTTTCGAGTTCCG
The genomic region above belongs to Blastocatellia bacterium and contains:
- a CDS encoding type II secretion system GspH family protein; this encodes MRASASARGYALLALIAAMTVMAILIAGYVPHLVRQMQREREEEMLFRGQQIVEAIAQYVQMTGRYPSSLEELVRGFVIQTPRGMRRVRFLRPSALIDPMTNEEWKVVRPGDPVLRRFVEAYLETVGQSANPMLLQFLQPGAVIMLPGRPRSVPTQPVRPGRRTRMPTPRTVAPDATEGLAESTLTSPSAVQEGGGAGPILGVVSKSEKKSVRVYYGLDRYSDWPFVFIPVLPVAVGEARVRAVMNPVMFPSDPLARLLQGGVVGPRRVVPQQRPTIQPEALRR
- a CDS encoding type II secretion system F family protein yields the protein MAEYVFRVGTPSGEIVLRKVEALSPEEARQRLEREGYRVFTLAQRSRPTWSWRFSFRRIKLEDFLHFNQQLAALIRAGLPILHAISMLARRQSHPALQSVLRDIEDRIREGTPLSQAFASRSDVFPRLYIAAILAGERSGNLDEMLSRYIAYTKQMVALKRRVRAATAYPIFLLIALILLVAVMTGFVIPRFSLIYEDFGGELPTITRIVLAVGYGVRENLLWGVPALVALFIGLVLWRKTERGRATLDALVLRLPIVGPIVRDLAVAQLARSLATLLQGGITLVESFRVASETLTNRVLARSSGIVLRRIQEGQAFADSLEQAGWLPPLAIDIVRVGERAGSLKEMLDELANFYDAELEVRFNQVTTLIQPIMLVLMAGLVTFVLLAMYLPLFTFISTLGAR
- a CDS encoding GspE/PulE family protein, translating into MAENTNAYFEALSAKNGTAVTTATDPFIEEQRARRLAERYRLPFLDLTRVRMDQELLRLLPVELMVQYRFVPVRREGDALLVAVADPTDLDRLDEIRLRLKEKVRWAVATPSAIEAVLTRGDASQRVLDETTEHLRVALVKETEQGEEDLDLDRLMGDREMSPIVKLVDSVILTALERRASDIHIETQASEVVIKYRIDGVLYPAGPPIDIQHHQTIISRIKVMSELDIAERRIPQDGRFRVRVRGRTIDFRVSIMPTIHGEDAVIRILDKEQLSEKFRDLRLDVLGFDAETLRKFRHFIREPYGMILVTGPTGSGKTTTLYAAINEIRTGEEKIITIEDPVEYQLKGVTQIQVNEKKGLTFARGLRSILRHDPDKIMVGEIRDPETAQIAIQSALTGHLVFTTVHANNVIDVIGRFLNMGVEPYNFVSALNCVLAQRLVRVLCPQCKRPYTPSDQELLDSGLPPERYRAYTFYEAIGCEHCNWTGYRGRTAIHELLDMTDNIRELIIARRPGSEIRRAAQAEGLRTLRESAVQKVLEGITTLREINRVTFVE
- a CDS encoding prepilin-type N-terminal cleavage/methylation domain-containing protein, whose translation is MREGGRRHAQGFTLLELILTIAILSIFTAAAIPIARNAVQRQREVELRRALRELRTAIDRYKRAYDAGLISRLETQAETEGYPPNLEVLVNGVQLAGSPDRKIRFLRRIPVDPMTGRAEWGLRSTQDEPNARSWGGQNVFDVYSLSDGVALDGTRYRDW
- a CDS encoding prepilin-type N-terminal cleavage/methylation domain-containing protein encodes the protein MGRDIAIGEARTPRGFTLLEVIIVLTVVAILVSVAIPAYQRVILRAREAVLKQNLHLLRSQIEEFAADYGRYPESLQELVEKGYLRELPLDPITGSRETWVPVPEDQPLSVEGKVGIRDVKSGAEGLSSEGTPYSEW
- a CDS encoding UDP-glucose/GDP-mannose dehydrogenase family protein: MHVCVIGTGYVGLVTAACLSHIGHTVVGVDVDRRKIARLREGLSPIYEPGLERLLRVQMDVGGLAFSEDAESAIAKADAILIAVGTPPRVDGHVDLRHIEAVLQTLKRALERVADRATRLIVSKSTVPVGTARWMAEWFRTSSFTGQVLVVSNPEFLREGNALHDCLYPDRIIVGAEDARAVPLVRQLYRPILEQTFPTPDYIPPRPEGLRRVPLLWMDWNSAEMAKYASNAFLALKISFANEIANICERVGADVARVMEAVGLDHRIGPHYLRAGIGWGGSCLGKDLMALIRSAEQVGYDPALLRAVQTTNAYQRRVVIEKLRAVLGSLKGRTIGLLGLAFKPNTDDIRDAPSMTIARVLQDEGARVKVYDPVAMENAKAEHPDLALSYATDPIDLARECDALVLVTEWEEFRQLDLAALRRVMRGDVLLDGRNLFDPERARRAGFTYLGMGRALSIARAHSE